The Oryzias latipes chromosome 1, ASM223467v1 genome contains a region encoding:
- the cisd2 gene encoding CDGSH iron-sulfur domain-containing protein 2, whose product MVLETISRIIKVQLPAYLKKLPLPESIGGFTKLTVSEWLRLLPLLGILALLGYLTIRPFLPKKKKQKDSLINLKIQKENPKVVNEIDIEDLNCQNVCYCRCWRSKTFPVCDKSHLKHNELTGDNVGPLILKKKIL is encoded by the exons ATGGTTTTAGAAACTATTTCAAGAATAATAAAAGTCCAGCTTCCAGCTTATCTGAAAAAGCTTCCACTACCGGAAAGCATCGGTGGATTCACCAAGCTaacag TGTCAGAGTGGCTCCGGTTGCTGCCGCTCCTGGGCATCTTGGCCTTGCTGGGCTATCTGACCATTCGCCCTTTTCTGcccaagaagaagaagcagaaagacAGTCTGATCAATCTGAAGATCCAGAAAGAGAACCCTAAAGTGGTCAACGAAATTGATATTGAGGACCTGAACTGTCAAAATGTGTGTTACTGTCGCTGCTGGCGCTCCAAAACT TTTCCTGTTTGTGACAAGTCACACTTAAAGCACAATGAACTCACTGGAGACAACGTGGGACCGCTCATACTCAAAAAGAAGATTCTATAG